In Chitinophaga varians, the following are encoded in one genomic region:
- a CDS encoding darcynin family protein — MHYTIILTAKATAQWLTKSRPERDHFVETEVRPVLDKFADQCSVRLFDCDFTHAQVSDFMIIETDNLEHFGYLIGYLRESKTFAAPYFDVKDIIIGVPNNFRGPMNIDDIRKAG; from the coding sequence ATGCATTACACAATTATCCTCACAGCAAAAGCCACTGCGCAATGGCTGACAAAATCCCGGCCCGAACGTGATCACTTCGTGGAAACGGAAGTAAGGCCTGTTCTTGACAAGTTTGCAGATCAATGCAGCGTCCGGCTGTTTGATTGTGATTTTACCCATGCACAGGTTTCTGATTTTATGATCATCGAAACCGACAACCTGGAACACTTTGGTTATCTCATAGGATATCTGCGCGAATCCAAAACGTTCGCCGCTCCTTACTTTGATGTAAAGGATATTATCATCGGTGTTCCTAATAATTTCAGGGGACCGATGAATATCGATGATATCCGCAAGGCAGGTTAA
- a CDS encoding ATP-binding protein gives MRTILILCCIFFTAALKAQSPTDTRYIDSLGAVFSKARTDSEKIRAAVQLSGYWVYTDTVKAMAILDKVAPLAQGKPYYEGLLASVRANASVFVDDFDRGQQRLMDAERIFEKLSTPAAYGQRARLWYNYAFIEQRRGHDKEFLRIILERCIPYGEKSKENGLLPQYYSAVGVAFMNEREYDKAIQYQQKAINRYKEEGQKDDFIIWNYLRMASCYIYKKDLPKAKQNLDIISAMPESREERAYTSLYYTTVAQYYGGMKQYDAALEAIDAGMKAARHLNQGHRYSALLYEKYSLLKDMKRYGEAKTILLALSDDKTFTGHEKNQLTLKKEMAETMAGLGDYKGAYDMMVAHNEQNDTVNNQAVRRQVEELEIQYRNAEHEKKIAVLESEKKEAAAKARNQRLFNGLLGAVAFILLILAAFSWLFYRNQKKLSVQEEVNHRQQVKEMQQRQQLVATEAMLEGAERERRRVARELHDGLGGLLSGIRIKLSGVSAANDEVEKIIPQVDNAVAEVRRIAHNMMPETLARFGVETALQELCDSLQSPRTTILFEAFDMQKDMPVSAQLAIYRIVQEALSNALRYAEARNILVQCSQNGHICFITVEDDGKGFNPERPQRIGIGLSSMENRARYLNGKLELDTQPGAGTTIHVELDLEARINEINVL, from the coding sequence ATGCGAACCATCCTTATTCTTTGCTGTATCTTTTTCACTGCAGCGCTGAAAGCGCAAAGCCCAACCGATACAAGGTATATCGATAGCCTCGGGGCCGTTTTTTCCAAAGCGCGCACGGACAGTGAAAAGATAAGGGCCGCCGTACAGCTGTCCGGTTATTGGGTGTATACTGATACCGTTAAGGCCATGGCCATACTGGACAAAGTAGCCCCGCTCGCCCAGGGCAAGCCCTACTACGAAGGCCTGCTAGCCTCCGTTCGTGCCAACGCCAGCGTATTTGTGGATGATTTTGACAGAGGGCAACAACGGCTGATGGATGCGGAGCGCATCTTTGAAAAGCTGTCTACGCCCGCCGCCTACGGGCAACGGGCACGCCTCTGGTACAACTATGCCTTTATAGAACAACGCAGGGGCCACGATAAAGAATTCCTCCGCATCATTCTGGAACGCTGCATTCCCTATGGTGAAAAATCAAAGGAAAACGGGCTGCTGCCCCAGTACTACTCCGCGGTGGGCGTGGCTTTCATGAACGAACGCGAATACGACAAAGCCATCCAATATCAGCAAAAAGCCATTAACCGCTATAAGGAAGAAGGACAGAAAGATGATTTTATTATCTGGAACTATCTCCGGATGGCCAGCTGTTATATTTATAAAAAAGATCTGCCGAAGGCAAAACAAAATCTCGATATTATCTCCGCCATGCCGGAGTCCAGAGAAGAAAGGGCCTACACCTCCCTCTACTATACAACGGTGGCGCAGTATTATGGCGGGATGAAACAATATGACGCCGCACTGGAAGCGATAGACGCCGGCATGAAAGCAGCCCGGCATCTGAACCAGGGCCACCGCTACAGCGCCCTGCTCTACGAAAAATATTCCCTGCTAAAAGACATGAAACGGTATGGGGAGGCCAAAACCATACTGCTGGCCCTGTCAGACGACAAGACATTTACCGGGCATGAGAAAAATCAACTTACGCTGAAAAAAGAAATGGCTGAAACCATGGCCGGCCTGGGCGATTATAAAGGCGCCTACGACATGATGGTGGCGCATAATGAGCAGAACGACACCGTGAATAACCAGGCGGTGCGCCGGCAGGTGGAGGAACTGGAAATCCAGTACCGCAATGCAGAACACGAAAAGAAAATAGCTGTACTGGAATCCGAAAAAAAGGAAGCTGCCGCCAAAGCCAGGAACCAGCGGCTGTTCAACGGCCTGCTGGGCGCCGTGGCCTTTATCCTCCTGATACTGGCAGCCTTCTCCTGGCTGTTTTACCGCAACCAGAAAAAGCTGTCCGTTCAGGAAGAAGTCAACCACCGCCAGCAGGTAAAGGAAATGCAGCAACGGCAACAGCTGGTGGCCACGGAAGCCATGCTGGAAGGCGCCGAGCGCGAACGCCGCCGCGTGGCCCGCGAACTGCATGATGGCCTCGGTGGACTGTTGTCCGGTATCAGGATCAAGTTGAGCGGCGTGTCAGCGGCCAATGATGAAGTGGAAAAAATTATCCCGCAGGTAGACAATGCGGTGGCGGAAGTACGCCGCATTGCCCATAATATGATGCCTGAAACACTCGCCCGCTTCGGCGTGGAGACAGCCCTGCAGGAACTGTGCGATTCACTGCAGTCTCCCCGGACAACCATTCTTTTTGAAGCCTTCGATATGCAGAAAGACATGCCCGTTTCCGCTCAACTGGCCATCTACCGCATCGTACAGGAAGCACTTTCCAATGCCCTGCGTTATGCGGAAGCCAGAAACATCCTGGTACAATGCAGCCAGAACGGCCACATCTGCTTTATCACCGTGGAAGACGACGGCAAAGGATTTAATCCCGAAAGACCGCAACGTATTGGCATCGGACTGTCCAGCATGGAAAACCGTGCCCGCTATCTCAATGGTAAACTGGAACTGGACACACAACCCGGAGCCGGCACCACCATTCATGTGGAACTGGACCTGGAAGCCAGGATCAACGAAATCAATGTTTTATAA
- a CDS encoding carboxypeptidase-like regulatory domain-containing protein gives MSTFYPVRWLILFPLLFLLHLAASAQLRVSGTIYDRSGRFGMPGVSVMSTSGAGTVTDSMGRYSIRLTLADSLSFSYQGKATMKFPVNEIHPNRPFDMKLHVDVTTLPTVVVSTNRLKDYSADSAAFRDEYRKVFDYAPSLLGGTSGPGGVGINLDMIFNAKKVKRMEAFRELLERDEQEKYVDHRFNKALVKKITGLESPALEVFMKQYRPTYAMFSYFRNDYEYYLYIRDNGRQFAKVWALEHPAVKDPAGLQIIPGH, from the coding sequence ATGAGCACTTTTTACCCGGTTAGATGGCTGATATTATTCCCGTTACTGTTCCTGCTGCACTTGGCGGCGAGCGCGCAGTTACGCGTGAGCGGAACGATATACGACCGCTCCGGCCGTTTCGGTATGCCGGGCGTTAGTGTGATGAGCACTTCCGGCGCCGGTACTGTCACTGATTCCATGGGGCGTTACAGCATCCGTCTCACCCTGGCAGATTCCCTCAGTTTTTCCTATCAGGGCAAAGCCACTATGAAGTTCCCTGTCAACGAGATCCATCCTAACAGGCCGTTTGATATGAAGTTGCATGTGGACGTGACCACATTGCCTACCGTAGTGGTTTCCACGAACCGGTTAAAGGACTATTCCGCAGACTCCGCAGCATTCCGGGACGAATACCGGAAGGTATTCGATTATGCGCCATCGTTACTGGGCGGCACCAGTGGTCCCGGAGGCGTAGGTATCAACCTGGACATGATCTTCAATGCGAAAAAAGTAAAGCGCATGGAGGCTTTCCGGGAGCTGTTGGAACGCGATGAACAGGAAAAATATGTGGACCATCGTTTTAACAAGGCGCTGGTGAAAAAGATCACCGGTCTTGAATCACCAGCGCTGGAAGTGTTTATGAAACAGTACCGTCCCACGTATGCGATGTTCAGCTATTTCCGCAACGACTACGAATATTACCTGTATATCCGTGACAATGGCCGCCAGTTTGCCAAAGTATGGGCGCTGGAACACCCTGCCGTAAAAGATCCTGCCGGATTACAGATCATACCGGGGCATTAG